From the genome of Callithrix jacchus isolate 240 chromosome 7, calJac240_pri, whole genome shotgun sequence, one region includes:
- the LOC100392085 gene encoding LOW QUALITY PROTEIN: lysosomal-associated transmembrane protein 4B-like (The sequence of the model RefSeq protein was modified relative to this genomic sequence to represent the inferred CDS: substituted 1 base at 1 genomic stop codon) has product MKMVAPWTRFYSNSCCLCCHVRTGTILLGVWYLVINAVVLLILLSALADPDQYHFSSSELGGDFEFMDDANMCIAIAISVLMILICAMATYGAYKQHVAWIIPFFCYQIFDFALNPLVAITVFVYPNSIQEYIRQLPPNFPYRDDVMSVNPTCLVLIILLFISIILTFKGYLISCVWNXYLYINGRNSSDVLVYVTSNDNKVLLPPYDEATVNGAAKQPPPPYVSA; this is encoded by the coding sequence ATGAAGATGGTCGCGCCCTGGACGCGGTTCTACTCCAACAGCTGCTGCCTGTGCTGCCATGTCCGCACCGGCACCATCCTGCTCGGTGTCTGGTACCTGGTCATCAATGCCGTGGTACTGTTGATTTTATTGAGTGCCCTGGCTGACCCGGATCAGTATCACTTTTCAAGTTCTGAACTGGGCGGTGACTTTGAGTTCATGGATGATGCCAACATGTGCATTGCCATTGCGATTTCTGTTCTCATGATTCTGATATGTGCTATGGCTACTTACGGAGCATACAAGCAACACGTAGCCTGGATTATCCCATTCTTCTGTTACCAGATCTTTGATTTTGCCCTGAACCCCTTGGTTGCAATCACTGTGTTTGTTTATCCAAACTCCATTCAGGAATACATACGACAACTGCCTCCTAATTTTCCCTACAGAGATGATGTCATGTCAGTGAATCCTACCTGTTTGGTCCTTATTATTCTTCTGTTTATTAGCATTATCTTGACTTTCAAGGGTTACTTGATTAGTTGTGTTTGGAACTGATACCTATACATAAATGGCAGGAACTCCTCCGATGTCCTGGTTTACGTTACCAGCAATGACAATAAGGTGCTGCTACCCCCGTATGATGAGGCCACTGTGAATGGTGCTGCCAAACAGCCGCCGCCCCCTTACGTGTCTGCCTGA